In the Oncorhynchus tshawytscha isolate Ot180627B linkage group LG17, Otsh_v2.0, whole genome shotgun sequence genome, one interval contains:
- the LOC112216751 gene encoding uncharacterized protein LOC112216751 isoform X1 yields the protein MSQSNPSFQLIQTLRKSPAVFRRRFHLRPNRTATLSHGDPLYKVLYLGTEKIYSLDLEQAQGAIGLLLQQWAPGAPEKLCKEHALVLRRHYIEVKEIATGRQLAKTYLRDIAFCAADTKHPNVFLYICKQQGQQLQLQCKIFWCTSAERAKDITACLARSFQTALSDWQGQGSETNHMEKGEGSSEVDGLSVIPSLHTNTSSALSGSLRTGRWRRSRGVATLCPLRAMRKERTGSTTTNDSTQSTI from the exons ATGTCTCAGAGTAACCCCTCCTTCCAGCTCATCCAGACTCTGAGGAAGTCTCCCGCTGTGTTCCGCCGCCGGTTCCACCTTCGGCCCAACCGCACCGCTACCCTCTCCCACGGGGATCCCCTCTACAAGGTGCTCTACCTGGGCACTGAGAAAATCTACTCCCTGGATCTGGAGCAGGCCCAGGGGGCCATAGGCCTGCTGCTCCAGCAGTGGGCCCCGGGGGCCCCTGAGAAACTGTGCAAGGAGCACGCTCTGGTGTTGCGGCGGCATTACATAGAGGTGAAGGAGATTGCTACGGGGAGACAGCTCGCTAAGACCTATCTGAGAGACATTGCGTTCTGCGCGGCCGACACCAAGCACCCCAATGTGTTCCTGTACATCTGTAAGCAGCAAGGCCAGCAACTGCAGTTACAGTGCAAGATATTCTGGTGCACCAGTGCTGAGAGAGCTAAGGACATCACCGCTTGTCTGGCAAGGAGCTTTCAAACGGCTCTTAGTGATTGGCAGGGGCAGGGTAGCGAGACCAATCACATGGAGAAAGGGGAGGGATCATCGGAGGTGGATGGACTGTCAGTCATCCCAAGCCTTCATACTAATACCTCCTCTGCTCTATCAGGATCTCTAAGGACAG GTCgctggaggaggagtaggggTGTGGCTactctgtgtcctctcagagcgatgaggaaggagaggacaggcaGCACCACCACCAATGACAGCACACAGTCAACCATTTGA
- the LOC112216751 gene encoding uncharacterized protein LOC112216751 isoform X2 produces the protein MSQSNPSFQLIQTLRKSPAVFRRRFHLRPNRTATLSHGDPLYKVLYLGTEKIYSLDLEQAQGAIGLLLQQWAPGAPEKLCKEHALVLRRHYIEVKEIATGRQLAKTYLRDIAFCAADTKHPNVFLYICKQQGQQLQLQCKIFWCTSAERAKDITACLARSFQTALSDWQGQGSETNHMEKGEGSSEVDGLSVIPSLHTNTSSALSGSLRTDRSLEEE, from the exons ATGTCTCAGAGTAACCCCTCCTTCCAGCTCATCCAGACTCTGAGGAAGTCTCCCGCTGTGTTCCGCCGCCGGTTCCACCTTCGGCCCAACCGCACCGCTACCCTCTCCCACGGGGATCCCCTCTACAAGGTGCTCTACCTGGGCACTGAGAAAATCTACTCCCTGGATCTGGAGCAGGCCCAGGGGGCCATAGGCCTGCTGCTCCAGCAGTGGGCCCCGGGGGCCCCTGAGAAACTGTGCAAGGAGCACGCTCTGGTGTTGCGGCGGCATTACATAGAGGTGAAGGAGATTGCTACGGGGAGACAGCTCGCTAAGACCTATCTGAGAGACATTGCGTTCTGCGCGGCCGACACCAAGCACCCCAATGTGTTCCTGTACATCTGTAAGCAGCAAGGCCAGCAACTGCAGTTACAGTGCAAGATATTCTGGTGCACCAGTGCTGAGAGAGCTAAGGACATCACCGCTTGTCTGGCAAGGAGCTTTCAAACGGCTCTTAGTGATTGGCAGGGGCAGGGTAGCGAGACCAATCACATGGAGAAAGGGGAGGGATCATCGGAGGTGGATGGACTGTCAGTCATCCCAAGCCTTCATACTAATACCTCCTCTGCTCTATCAGGATCTCTAAGGACAG ACAGGTCgctggaggaggagtag